The Diorhabda sublineata isolate icDioSubl1.1 chromosome 6, icDioSubl1.1, whole genome shotgun sequence genome includes a window with the following:
- the LOC130445271 gene encoding zinc finger protein 569-like has protein sequence MSDSPTASAGKSILNIPTMIRCQNCETNFPTKYQYQRHQCEFNAEKVVLKSDVDSQEVDTENPTKFVCDFCNKEFANKNNFTRHQLSHENSRENMCEHCNKQFISENRLRIHKENHCKKAGDISKFYRSDVAVWKCKKCQEVFSSHLTASYHVTFCVNVEIENEPQITDDSKEVIDNENIEKVLTEVLLQCEFCNRTYADKNTLLTHQKSHTTSRNYECVNCFQVFDSYPTAAQHWMMKCSDYVSLFYLPKLTYCEHCDRTFKSHELLYTHKIKKKHYTSKRHLQATEETNNNNNNKVDGQQQQQTVEKSDNNKEILDKLIEDVFETLDVPVININYQSEIGENKENVDQNNTDQIKNGVNTTEKKKKGRKRKWPKNEIDTTKKMNSEIGNGFKYQCERCIEVFVNVEELELHREKEHASNFTCDECGQVLHTAKALMIHSRAHKMLKPYVCETCGRSYSQTSHLWQHMRFHQGIKPFACPHEGCEARYTIRPDLKDHIRKAHTRERPFKCNVCDKCFLTGSVYYQHRLIHTNDRRYACDLCPKRFFRADALNNHRRIHTDERPYPCHVCGREFRQKGDRNKHLRTQHPHTV, from the exons ATGTCTGATTCACCGACTGCTAGTGCGGGTAAATCGATATTAAATATTCCTACTATGATAAGATGTCAAAATTGCGAAACAAATTTTCCTAcgaaatatcaatatcaaagaCACCAGTGTGAATTTAACGCCGAAAAGGTTGTTCTAAAATCGGACGTCGATTCCCAAGAAGTCGATACCGAAAATCCCACGAAATTCGTTTGTGATTTTTGCAACAAAGAATTCgcgaataaaaataatttcacccGACATCAATTGAGTCACGAAAATTCGCGAGAAAATATGTGCGAACACTGCAACAAACAATTTATCAGCGAAAACCGTCTCAGGATTCACAAAGAAAACCATTGCAAAAAAGCCGgagatatttcgaaattttacaGAAGCGACGTTGCCGTGTGGAAATGTAAAAAGTGTCAAGAAGTTTTTTCATCGCACCTCACCGCTAGTTACCACGTGACATTTTGCGTGAACGTTGAAATCGAAAATGAACCTCAAATAACGGACGATTCGAAAGAAGTGATAGACAacgaaaatatcgaaaaagtatTAACGGAAGTTTTATTACaatgcgaattttgtaatagaaCCTACGCCGATAAAAATACTTTGCTTACGCACCAAAAATCGCACACCACATCCAGAAATTACGAATGCGTCAATTGCTTTCAAGTTTTCGATTCCTACCCGACGGCCGCTCAGCATTGGATGATGAAATGTTCGGACTACGTCAGTCTGTTTTATTTGCCGAAACTAACCTATTGCGAACATTGCGACAGGACGTTCAAATCCCACGAGCTACTCTATAcgcacaaaataaaaaagaagcaCTACACTTCTAAACGCCATCTACAAGCGACCgaagaaacaaataataataataataacaaagtCGATggacaacaacaacaacaaaccGTCGAAAAAAGTGATAACAACAAAGAGATACTCGATAAACTCATCGAGGACGTTTTCGAAACTCTAGACGTACCTGTTATCAACATAAATTACCAATCGGAAATAggtgaaaataaagaaaacgtCGACCAAAACAATACcgatcaaattaaaaatggcGTCAATACTAcggagaaaaagaaaaaaggaagGAAACGAAAATGGCCCAAAAACGAAATTGATacgacaaaaaaaatgaattccgAAATCGGTAATGGTTTTAAATATCAGTGCGAGAGGTGCATCGAAGTTTTTGTTAACGTCGAAGAGCTCGAGTTGCACAGAGAGAAGGAACACGCTTCGAATTTTACTTGTGACGAATGTGGACAG GTTCTGCATACGGCCAAAGCATTGATGATTCACAGTCGCGCTCACAAAATGCTGAAACCATACGTTTGCGAAACGTGCGGGCGCAGCTATTCACAAACATCACATCTTTGGCAACACATGCGATTCCACCAAG GAATCAAACCGTTCGCGTGCCCCCACGAAGGTTGCGAAGCGCGGTACACGATTCGTCCTGATTTGAAGGACCACATAAGGAAAGCCCACACTAGAGAACGACCGTTTAAGTGTAACGTTTGCGATAAATGCTTTTTGACTGGTTCCGTTTATTATCAGCATCGTTTGATACACACCAATGACAGGAGATATGCGTGTGAC TTGTGTCCGAAACGGTTTTTCAGAGCAGACGCTCTCAATAATCATCGAAGGATACATACGGACGAACGTCCTTATCCTTGTCATGTTTGCGGGAGAGAATTTCGACAAAAAGGAGATCGTAACAAACATCTTAGGACCCAGCATCCCCATACAGTTTGA
- the LOC130445747 gene encoding protein distal antenna-like, with product MSGKSSSKRPLRALTAHEKLDAIRRVHDGESKASVARDIGVPESTLRGWCKNEDKISYLSRQSSPETDESLDRSTLNKKPKLDESFNQPFNLSLRTNNSYTIPTDTKPLNLHNNTKSNVAESTLKSTNHVSERERNRAELARLSVELGLNRPEMFMPNNTNNLSLLSDLSTNISLITQWNSILTQQQMKAQQQQPPNKIDTTNAVSSSNNLLTTVDQNNCQLPKDVQSVQDSVWYWLSSQQMLNNMNNSVPTSSVNNQTELTDESSVNNFWEDFGNYPKKGPSLWKWLNQLAYRGLGVNDPILYQQLTKNISPKSAVSIPDQQNAENLSLKDEKQKLLEKASNNKVRAVLDNILLNNNITVTENKRSKDEDLDKQREALLHGEKFLKWLESCSDPTVTAVQIMQFRLLLNNVKNGVDRKNSDTQNKTKVKRK from the coding sequence ATGTCGGGAAAATCTAGTAGCAAACGACCGCTGAGAGCTTTAACTGCACACGAAAAATTGGACGCTATCCGAAGAGTTCACGACGGGGAAAGTAAAGCATCGGTGGCTAGAGATATCGGTGTACCGGAATCGACTTTGAGGGGTTGGtgtaaaaacgaagataaaatatcttatttatCTCGACAATCTAGTCCTGAAACTGATGAATCTTTAGATCGTTCGACGTTAAATAAAAAACCGAAATTGGACGAATCGTTTAATCAACCTTTCAATTTAAGTTTGAGAACGAATAATTCTTATACAATACCTACGGATACGAAACCATTAAACTTGCATAATAATACGAAATCTAATGTTGCTGAATCAACTTTAAAATCGACCAATCACGTATCGGAACGCGAAAGAAACAGAGCCGAACTCGCCAGATTAAGCGTAGAATTAGGTTTGAATAGACCTGAAATGTTTATGCCGAATAATACGAATAATTTATCGTTATTATCGGATTTAAGTACGAATATTTCGTTGATTACTCAATGGAATTCGATATTAACACAACAACAGATGAAAGCACAACAACAACAACCGCCGAATAAAATCGATACGACGAATGCAGTAAGTTCttcgaataatttattaactaCTGTAGATCAAAATAATTGTCAGTTACCTAAAGATGTGCAGTCAGTACAAGATTCGGTTTGGTATTGGTTATCGTCTCAACAAATGttgaataatatgaataattcagTTCCTACATCGTCTGTTAATAATCAAACGGAATTAACAGACGAAAGTTCGGTTAATAATTTTTGGGAGGATTTTGGTAATTATCCGAAAAAAGGACCGTCGTTGTGGAAATGGCTCAATCAATTAGCTTATAGAGGTTTAGGAGTTAACGATCCGATATTATATCAacaattaactaaaaatatatcGCCTAAAAGCGCCGTTTCAATACCTGATCAACAAAACGCCGAAAATTTATCATTGAAagacgaaaaacaaaaattgctCGAGAAGGCTTCCAATAATAAAGTAAGAGCCGTTTTGgataatattttgttgaataataacATCACCGTTACCGAAAATAAGCGTAGTAAAGACGAGGATTTGGATAAGCAAAGAGAAGCGCTTCTGCACGGcgagaaatttttgaaatggttGGAATCTTGTAGCGATCCCACGGTAACTGCTGTCCAAATAATGCAGTTCCGATTGCTTTTGAACAACGTCAAAAACGGAGTCGATAGAAAAAACAGCGATACGCAAAATAAGACCAAAGTCAAAAGAAagtga